Genomic DNA from Coffea arabica cultivar ET-39 chromosome 7e, Coffea Arabica ET-39 HiFi, whole genome shotgun sequence:
TAGTCAATGATGcaagaaaaaaaagcaaaagaaaaattaaattaaaaaaaaaaaaagaaacagagggaAAGAGAAGAAGGATGAGAACTTCTACAATTGCAACTACAGTtcatgactttttttttaaccaTAATTAACGtcgttctatatatatatatagtttaagTAGTACATAAAGGTGCTATGGTTGTGTTTATATTTTGACTCCGTATGGATTAAATATTATTGAgaatgtttttgaaaaattttgtttagattatatttttctgaactttttgtagaaaaattattgtaacgaTTTAATATTGGGAAAATGGTCAAATTCGTTCCTAAACTTTTTTTAAATGTTGATTTAAtccctaatttttgttttcgGCCAATTTGATCCCTAAACTTATATTATGATTTCAATTAAGGATTTTTACGGCGGCGCAACCAGAAAAATCGATCAAACTTCTTATTAACCAATTAAacaggggtattttaggaacTTTAGATATCTCATCCCTCTATCATTAATATCCACCGCTTGCCACCCATCTATTCTTCTTTCATCCCACCTCTCTTTACCCTCCCTCTATCATGTCAGTAATTATGCCTGCCATTCCTAGTGTTTGCCTGGTTCATATTCAATCCATTGTGGCATGACTTCTTCACGCTTTATTCATCACCGAACAATTAAAAGTTTTGAAATCCCATTTACCGACGTTCTCTTCGGGGGATTGGGGATTGTGGGAAGTGGGAACCATTTGCCATCAAGTTAGCTTAAGTCGTTGGTTAAGCAACAAAATTCCATCTCGAAGGAATCCAATCGCAATAACTAGTTTTTCTCGTCTCAGAATGATCAAACAGGGAAACAAATGATGATTAAGGAAAATAATGGATAAATGTAATCCAACAATTTGTCCATTTAGATTATAGGATTTGAAGGAAAGATCTAATGAACGAGTTAATTGGAAACACATAACTCAAATAAGAGTTCTgccttttttttattactttggcaaaagaagaaattgcCACAAAACACTTGCGTACAGTTTTGGGACAGAGTGCGCCTGCCGGAACAAACCTCCCCCCCTCCccacaaacacaaaaaaaacaaaacaaaactcccAATTCCAATTACTTCTCCAAAAATATTaccaaccaaaagaaaaaacggGGGAAAAATGAGAGTAAAAGTAAAGTAGTAGCTGCTGCTCCACGTACCAGTAGAAAAAGGGCCTGAAAAATCAGCTAAGCATTAGATCTAGGAGAGTGATACTGGTGACTTTCTTATCGCAagattttttgaaattaattgCTTGGCCCGCTATTTAGCAATCGGATCCAGCCAAGAAGCTGACTTGTTTCTCTttgttatgattttttttttttgtctttttcccTCGCTAAGACCAGGCAAACACTAGGAATGGTTTTTTTCCCTCGTCTCCTCCTTCTCTCAGTCCACCTCTCTTTCCCCTCCCTCTATCATGTCAGTAATCACCAGGCTAAGAACATGCAAACATTAGAGGGAGGGAAAAGAGAAGAATGCGGGAGGGAAAAGAAATGTGGGGTGAGAGAAGAAGGAGGAGATAGGTGGCAGACGGTGGAGGTTGATAATAGAGGGAGGAGATAtctaaaatttctaaaatacccATGTTTAATTGGTTAATAAGGAGTTTGATCGATTTTTCTGATTGCGCCACGGTAAAAATCCTTAATTGAAACTATACTATAAGTTTAGGGATCAAATTGGCcgaaaacaaaaattaaggaTTAAATCGAcattaaaaaaaagtttagggacgaatttgaccattttttctttaatatttatgaggtaaaaaagtaattgaaaaatatatccataaaaaatataacaatttttttaaaaaaaattacaatccaaacacacactTAACATAGCGTGTATACAAAAAATTTGTTCTCTTAACCATGTATCAATGTAGACTTGCCACTTACATGGTCGCTTCTATGGTGGAAAGTAGGTTGACCTGCCCACCGTAGGCACAAAGAGTGCTAGAAGGACAGCTCAGCACAAGCATCTCTATCCATGTTTTTGGGGCCCAATTGAGAGAAGGTGACCGGCAAAGCCTATTATCATCTGAAGGAGCTAAGAGCAGATACTAATATAAATTGGGTTGGGTGGTTAAATAAATTAGTGAAACCATAGATGCTATACTGGAATAACAATAATAGCAAAAGATCCTATaagtgtaaattttgatttttacttTATCATCAATTGCATTTTTTGCTTGCTTGTTTCAATGGATTTGCTATCATTAGATAATCCTATCACAACAAAATCTTTTAATTCAGCACTTACTTTTAAGTGTACATTTTGATTTTTACTATGATTTGATTATCCTTATCATTAGAtcattttaatatttaaaaattctcaaattttGGCACTAATTTACTGGTCAAATTTGTGATTTATAGTTTGTCATATCCAGTACAACTAGTTGCAGAGTTAGAATTTAAATTCATAACCATCTAGTTATTTTAATAGTTCAAACgttcaatttttgaaattttgtattatgtgatttatgtttaTGATTATTTTATCTACAATCTCAATTCTATTTTCTTGGTGTATTatgttaattatatttataattactCATCTACAAATTTGATATCGATTTGAAAGTTACCATGTTTCGTATAAGATTACTTATCTAATttctaaattaaaattaaaatctacCAAGTCAATTATGTCACGATTCTGGTTTTTTGTAACACTATGTTAATTATGTTTCTAAGTATTCATCTACAATTTTGATTCCAATTAAAAAAATCACTATCTATGAGGACTTAGTTAGAGGGATCGCTGTTAGTATAAACTTTTTAATATCATTTTCTaaactttcaattttatccttagggaaaaacttttaatttttgctCTAATTGCTTAATCACATTTTGCCAATATAACTACCCTAAGTATTGTAATTACCAAATTACTATAACCTTATGaaccaaaatttttcaataaattattgtgaaaaataaaatttttataaaattaattccttttaattatttatgtatataattacTCATCTACGCGAACTAACaattaaatttaatccttaaGATTGGAGTACACATAAATACATTTATGGGCTTTTAACTTACCAAAATTGCCCTTTAAATACATTTATGGCCTGGGAGCTGCTCCCCAGCTGATGCCAATTTTTGGGTGCAAACAAGTGCCCATATGTTGTCGAGGAGCTTGCTTTTTATTTCTCATTGAAATAGAAGGGAACCACATAATCAACCACTTCTACCCACCTGGTGTCTAGTAGTTCATTTAATAGCTAGCTCTTGCCCAGCCCCGCAATGATGTCTTGGCCAAATTTCGTTTGCTCTTCCTACCATGCACAGATGCAGGGACGGagccagaaatttatttttggggggGCCGAAgtgtattaaaattttttttttgtgacgaaataaatatatttaataagtaaaatttagaatcaataattataaaaataataaaaacatataattataTGGAGAATGATTAAAAATGGTAGCTCTGCAGGGAGGATCTGGATATGTTCGAGGGGTACGATATCAGAATGTGAGAGTAGATGACGTTTCAAATCCCATTATCATTGACCAATTCTACTGTGATTCGCCGACGCCTTGCCAGAACCAGGTATGATTCACCCTCTAGCTTCATGGTTTTCCAGAATAGCTGGTTAATTGGGAACCAGACGGACTTTGTATTTTCTGCTCTCTTTGGTGAATAAACTCTGAATGATACTAAaattcgacaaaaaaaaaaaaaaagtgcaggCAATTGTTTATCTACTCATCCTTAAAATATCCTGACAACGACTTTTTATATCCAGAGTTCTGCAGTTGAAATAAGTGAAATCATGTACAAGAACATTAGCGGGACTTCCAAAAGCAAAAACGCCATGAAATTTGCATGCAGCGACACGGTTCCTTGCAGCCACATTGTGCTGAACAACATCAACCTAGAATCTAGGGATGGTACCGTAGAGACTTATTGCAACTCTGCCATAGGGTTTGGGTATGGATACGTGCAACCCTCTGCGGAATGTCTGACCTCATCAGACAAAGAAAAAATCATCAAGCAGGAGCCTGAGCTTGCCCTCTGCGGAATGGCTGGGCTGGCCGTCGGAATCCCctatatatagggggttttccggcggcttggggggggcttaagcccccaccaGCCCCCCCCCCCATAAATCCGTGGCTGCACAGATGAGTCAGCTTTCCACCATAGACGGAACCCCACTTACATTACACCTGTACCTCCTAGCTAGCTACGAGAAGAAGCACTGCTGTAGTTAAATTTGGGACCCAGGGTGAGGGAACAAAAAGGAACAACTGAGGTTTGGAGTAATGGTTGGAGGGCGACGGGTGAGACCCAGGCAAAATGTAGTGAAGTACTGATATCCGGACGACTGCCCCACTGCCGTGCCTGGCCCCTGACCCGGAGGCAGAGCGCGGTAGGCCCGTGTCTGTGTCAGTGAGCAATTGCTTCTTCCTGCACGGCCTCTCACATTTCATTGAATGTGCCAGTGTTTTAACCCTTCCGCAAATTACATTTTTCTCTTAGTCACGTGTTCAAATTACCCTTTAGTATTTCTtttcggttttttttttctctttagaACTCAAAAAATAGCAAGCCATGAAAATTGCAGCATTTTTCATGCTAGCTGCTATTTCtatgtatttttttatttattcatttcttAATCTTCCATCCCTCTCTACGGCATTTTCACTCCAACTGTCATCAGACACATAATTGAAATTTCGAGTCTCACAATGTAATAACTATTCTATTCATGTATGTCGTATTATATTAATTAGGAGTTTAGGCCCGCCAGCTAATAGAGCTTGAGATCGATCAAGAAACATaaacataagcaatggaacttGATTTTTATGCGTGCTCTAGAATTCTCCATTAATTACCAACTAGACAACGTGTCCGTGCTACTAGTGCATTTCATTTTGAGGCCCTCCACggaaataatgcaagaaattaTGGTGAGCATCGAATTACTGAACATAAAATTCTAGATACAAGGCGAGTTTTCCTTGCCATACTATTGGATTCTGGAATTTTCATATAAAGTTGGAAGGCGGTGGCTCATGCATGCACGGCTGACTAGTCAGCCGGAGGAATTAGTATCGGTATCACATACATGCATCTGCAACCAATGAATGAATGGAAGATATTTCCAGTACTCCCCCGTCTGGCAATATTTCGGTCAGCAAGGGGGGTTGTTTTATTAAGTATTAAGCTCGTCATTAGAATTTCCACACCACCTAATGCCATGATTCACGAACATAATTCTCAAAATTATTTTCATACTATTTTCCTATATCACATTCTTATAAGTAATGACAAATTTAATgccaaaagtcaaaacaacgtGTTTAGGCATCCCAAACCTAAATATAAGGAGACTGGGAGTCGTGGTAAGTGGTGGCTTTCTCATTGGTCCATAGTGAGTAGTagttttgtgcaatttttgttATAATAGTAGCATTtccgtttcttttatttttgagtatttggaaaaaaaaaaaacaacaacaacagctTAGTAGTGGCATTTTTCTTGTTCATATCcgtttggatttttctttttttttttaaaaaaaaaaaacaagtttttcaaatacaatattacagtaacacaaattaaaacaagtcaaaaaaaatctttaaaaaaagttttttatatacactggtacagtgaaaattttcagaaacacataaaaaaaaaataggtcaTCCAAACTTGAAAAAGTGATCATGCAGTAGTGCACATAAAAATAATTCCTGAATGAATGATGTTTTTAGTTGATGCCTCCCTTACATTGCCGTtacttcccccccccccccccccccccccaaaaaaaaattcaatctgACCCTGGAGGggataaaaaagaattaatgaaGCGGCGTTAGAAGATAAGAGATCCATTAGGACCCAATTTTAATGTTTCTCCACCCATATGTCTAATACTATTAAAACGCAATCTTACCCATTGAATGATTGATTTAAGGTTGACTTGACCACATCctattcaaatcactttgtcAACGAATTAAACAAGGTATAATTACAATTTCATGTTCTTTAACCTTCCAAAGTTAGAGTCACAACAACGAGGGGGTTTCATATTTTCCATCTGAGAGTACCAAGTTACTCGAGTTTGATCCGACAAATACAGTTTTGCCTGCTCGTCTATGACAAAATCAATACAGTAAGCTATTACTACCAGTATACAACAAGCCTTTTATTTCAAGTCGCATAAGAATTCAAAAATTAGAATTACTGCACTTGACGATCCAACCACCACACTTTTCCGTTGCATTTAGACGCCCAAAAGCCCCTTAATATTTACGGTCCAGTTGGTTTACCCAGCCACATTTAAGCCCATACATTTACAAgttcagcccaaaggcttaAACCCCTTGAAGACAATCTACAACAATCAACCCTACATTCGAGTCATTACTGAATCTTTCAGCATTTCCGCAATACAATGTCCACGTGGTGGCGCGCGGCTGCCGGAAGCCTCAAAAGAGCGGCGGAGACTCCCAAACTCCGATCTTACCATACCATCCAAGCCATTCCAAGAGAGGTCACAGGAAGCAGAGGCTCCGCCAGAGACAGGGCCGAAGGCCGCATCCCGGCCGTCGTATTCTCTCAGAGCTACATCCAAACGAAGCCGGGCGATCCCACGTCCGTTTCTCCTTCGTCATCCGTCTCCAGAAAACGCCTCCTCACCACCGAGAAGAAGCAGATTAAAGCTATTCTTAACTCTGTGCAGCtccctttcttttattcaacCACATTTCCGCTCCAAATCCGGGCCGGGTCGGGTTCTTCTACTCTGATTGACTCCGGCAGAGTGCTTCCCATCAAGGCAAGTATGCGCTGCGTCACTCAGGAAtccccattttttttaattcaatttgGCGGACAAATGATTGGTCAGGCCGCCGATCAGTGTGTTTTAAGTGGTAGTAGTAGCTTAGAGTGCAGGTGGTAGGACATGCTAATAATTGTGTTGTATTGCAAAAATGGACATTGTGCTAATTCCTTGAGTATTTGATTATAGATTCATAGAAATGAAGAGACAGGGGAGATAATGAACTTGGTGTTTGCATGGGCCGAGGATGGAAAGGAAATAAAGGTGGATGTGCCCCTCGTCTTTAAAGGGGAAGATGTTTGTCCCGGGATTCAAAAAGGTCCATTTTTCTTTGCTACGCATTCTGTTATTTTTCTTCACATttctttctttatatttttttttccaattttcacaTTTAACATGTTGAGAATTTGCTATTTATGGGAGGATTTTAGTTAGAAACGGAAAAGAGAGGATTATTGTAGCATTTGTGAAACGATTAGTGTCAAGGTGATTTAGTTGCGCATTAGCTGATTGAGATGGCTCATGGCAGCTTCGATTGGTGACGCCCAAAAATTTGTAGTGCAAATGTAAAAACTAAACGTTAGTTTGTTGCTTTTACCTTTTATGAgcttatccttttcttttccttcttaatGCTACACTTGGCTGAAATTtttctgtaatttgaggatgGGTGAGCTATAAATTGTGAAATCTTTTAGGCTTAGTTCGtgaagaagagaagagaagagataaCTTGAAAGCTTTCTTTAGGCTTTTGcgagttttggaaagaaaacaaATGACTATGGACAAATTAGGTTTTGAGAGGTTGTTCTCTATCATTTGACAGAATTTAGTACCATTTTTATCTGTTTCTACCcatttctcttcttcattggaggGAGTTCTTTTTCAGACTATTAAACTTTCTAATTATTCTTATTTTGCTTTTGACCTGAAACTCACAAAGAGCTTTTATGTTTAGCAGCTTGCTCTTCTTTTTCTGTCCAACTATTTCCATCTCAATATGGCTTCTGTATTTTAATCAATTGAACTCTTTTCAAATCTGTTTATGGATTTCGAAGATGAGGACTTACAGATTGACCAGCTTTATGATTTGATAGGAGCTTAAGGTGAACATAGAGGAGAAGTCACTTTTCTATTGGTTGGCTTATGCTAATTCTCCCAATGGGGTATGTTTGCAGGAGGAGTGTATAGAAACTGGAGGAAGTAA
This window encodes:
- the LOC113702350 gene encoding uncharacterized protein, with product MSTWWRAAAGSLKRAAETPKLRSYHTIQAIPREVTGSRGSARDRAEGRIPAVVFSQSYIQTKPGDPTSVSPSSSVSRKRLLTTEKKQIKAILNSVQLPFFYSTTFPLQIRAGSGSSTLIDSGRVLPIKIHRNEETGEIMNLVFAWAEDGKEIKVDVPLVFKGEDVCPGIQKGGYLHIVRRSLRYLCPAEHIPPKIEVDVSKLDIEDKVLMHEIDVHPTLKLLSKNEAMPVCKILASKMQDSESA